A region from the Bacillota bacterium genome encodes:
- a CDS encoding DUF2267 domain-containing protein: MSGRIQLGDFYDMVTDRGHMSSVEEAEGAVEATLAMLRRVLPKDTVRNLAAQLPAELAGQMETESAEPDGLLGEEVFMGPLMSRLDTEADLDQTLGGLDLVSVSSADDAAREIRAVIEAIRDTVDPITATRVEDALPPKIMR; this comes from the coding sequence ATGAGTGGCCGGATCCAGCTGGGCGATTTCTATGACATGGTGACGGACCGTGGCCACATGTCTTCGGTGGAGGAGGCAGAGGGCGCGGTCGAGGCAACCCTTGCGATGCTGAGGCGCGTTCTCCCAAAGGACACGGTCCGGAATCTCGCGGCACAGCTGCCCGCGGAACTCGCCGGACAAATGGAGACGGAATCTGCCGAGCCGGATGGCCTTCTCGGAGAGGAAGTGTTCATGGGACCCCTCATGAGCCGGCTGGACACTGAAGCGGACTTGGACCAGACCCTCGGAGGCCTGGATCTAGTGTCTGTATCCTCCGCGGACGATGCAGCACGCGAGATCAGGGCAGTGATAGAGGCCATTCGCGATACGGTGGATCCGATCACCGCCACCAGGGTGGAGGATGCTCTTCCACCCAAGATCATGAGGTGA
- a CDS encoding MBL fold metallo-hydrolase: MRAWRGKSGLAIVIFAVLALALSSIKAQDSPRTLSLVFIDVGQGDSILLATSDGCSMLVDGGPKSAGPKVVQELRRRGIEKIDVLVSTHPHEDHIGGLSAVLSAFPIGRVLDSGKIHTSATYENYLTEIDLRDIPFSVARSLDSFTLGPAVVRVLWPVEPLSSDLNDCSVVLRVIYGSFSALLTGDISSKVEARMNSRGWLAHTTALKVAHHGSRHSTSWEFLQAITPSVAVISVGRGNDYGHPHVETLERLRKAGTQIYRTDEHRTITVTTDGRTWEVTTDDRDDPPSPLYAASAKSEVFHHVTCPHVAAISESNLVFFSTREEAIASGRRPCKTCDP; the protein is encoded by the coding sequence ATGAGAGCATGGCGTGGTAAGTCAGGGTTGGCCATTGTGATCTTCGCGGTCCTGGCGCTCGCGCTCAGCAGCATCAAAGCGCAGGACTCCCCCAGGACTTTATCGCTTGTCTTCATAGACGTCGGGCAGGGTGACTCCATCCTGCTTGCGACGTCCGACGGTTGTTCGATGCTTGTGGACGGGGGACCCAAGAGCGCGGGGCCGAAGGTCGTTCAGGAACTGCGAAGGCGAGGCATCGAGAAGATCGACGTCCTGGTGAGCACCCACCCGCACGAGGATCACATAGGCGGGCTTTCTGCTGTCCTGAGCGCGTTTCCCATTGGCCGGGTCCTGGATTCCGGCAAGATCCATACGAGTGCCACCTATGAGAACTACCTCACCGAGATCGATCTAAGGGATATCCCGTTCTCAGTGGCGCGCTCCTTGGACTCGTTCACTCTGGGGCCGGCTGTGGTCAGGGTGTTGTGGCCAGTCGAGCCGCTTTCGAGCGATTTGAATGATTGCTCGGTTGTGCTCAGAGTCATCTACGGCAGCTTCTCGGCTCTCCTCACCGGAGACATCAGCAGCAAGGTGGAGGCCCGCATGAACAGCCGCGGATGGCTTGCTCACACGACTGCGCTGAAAGTCGCGCACCACGGGAGCAGACACTCTACATCCTGGGAGTTCCTCCAGGCAATCACCCCTTCAGTCGCCGTCATTTCCGTCGGCCGTGGAAACGACTACGGCCACCCCCACGTCGAAACACTGGAACGCCTGAGGAAAGCCGGCACGCAGATCTACCGAACAGACGAACACAGGACGATTACTGTAACGACAGACGGGCGCACGTGGGAGGTCACGACTGACGACAGGGATGACCCTCCTTCACCTCTCTACGCCGCGAGTGCGAAATCGGAAGTGTTTCACCACGTGACATGTCCGCACGTGGCTGCCATCTCCGAGTCGAACCTAGTTTTCTTCAGCACTCGCGAGGAGGCGATAGCATCCGGTCGGCGCCCCTGTAAGACGTGCGATCCGTAA
- a CDS encoding DUF3006 domain-containing protein, with protein sequence MEIKVTVDRVEEGTLVLLVRPEEDIQILWPSSAMPIKVKEGDILVLEVEKDVEETRQAKERVTALLEKLQNKHR encoded by the coding sequence GTGGAGATCAAAGTGACAGTCGACCGTGTGGAAGAGGGTACCCTGGTCCTTCTCGTGAGACCCGAAGAGGACATCCAAATCCTTTGGCCCAGCTCGGCCATGCCCATAAAGGTGAAAGAAGGGGACATCCTCGTGCTCGAGGTGGAGAAGGACGTGGAGGAGACCAGGCAAGCGAAAGAGCGAGTCACCGCGCTCCTGGAGAAGTTGCAGAACAAGCACAGGTGA